In one Streptomyces venezuelae genomic region, the following are encoded:
- a CDS encoding methylmalonyl-CoA mutase: MTHTSESGLPIEPVYGPDDLAGWDPAEKLGAPGAYPFTRGVYPTMYTGRPWTMRQYAGFGTAAESNARYRQLIEHGTTGLSVAFDLPTQMGHDSDAPIASGEVGKVGVAVDSIDDMRVLFGGIPLDRVSTSMTINAPAALLLLLYQLVAEEQGIAADRLTGTIQNDVLKEYIARGTYIFPPQPSLRLVADTFRYCGAELPKWNTISISGYHMAEAGASPAQEIAFTLADGIEYVRTAVAAGMDVDDFAPRLSFFFVARTTILEEVAKFRAARRIWARVMREEFGARNPKSLMLRFHTQTAGVQLTAQQPEVNLVRVAVQGLGAVLGGTQSLHTNSFDEAIALPTDKSARLALRTQQVLAYETDVTATVDPFAGSYVVERMTDDVEGAALDLMRRVEDLGGAVHAIEQGFQKGEIERNAYRIAQETDGGDRVVVGVNRFRLDEEEPYEPLRVDPAIEAQQAARLDRLRAERDGRAVRSALAALQEAAKGAAKGAAKEGVNVLYPMKEALRARATVGEVCDALREVWGAYVPTDAF; the protein is encoded by the coding sequence ATGACCCACACGTCGGAATCAGGACTGCCCATCGAACCCGTGTACGGCCCCGACGATCTGGCCGGCTGGGACCCGGCGGAGAAGCTCGGCGCCCCCGGCGCGTACCCCTTCACGCGCGGCGTCTACCCCACGATGTACACGGGCCGCCCCTGGACCATGCGCCAGTACGCGGGCTTCGGCACCGCCGCCGAGTCCAACGCCCGCTACCGGCAGCTCATCGAGCACGGCACCACCGGCCTGTCCGTCGCCTTCGACCTGCCGACCCAGATGGGGCACGACTCCGACGCCCCGATCGCGAGCGGCGAGGTCGGCAAGGTGGGCGTCGCCGTCGACTCGATCGACGACATGCGGGTCCTGTTCGGCGGGATTCCGCTGGACCGGGTCTCCACGTCGATGACGATCAACGCGCCGGCCGCACTGCTGCTCCTCCTCTACCAACTGGTCGCCGAGGAACAGGGGATCGCCGCCGACCGGCTGACCGGCACGATCCAGAACGACGTGCTCAAGGAGTACATCGCGCGCGGCACGTACATCTTCCCGCCCCAGCCGTCCCTGCGCCTGGTCGCGGACACCTTCCGGTACTGCGGGGCCGAGCTGCCGAAGTGGAACACCATCTCGATCTCCGGCTACCACATGGCGGAGGCGGGCGCCTCGCCCGCGCAGGAGATCGCGTTCACGCTGGCCGACGGCATCGAGTACGTCCGTACGGCGGTCGCGGCCGGGATGGACGTGGACGACTTCGCGCCGCGCCTGTCCTTCTTCTTCGTGGCGCGTACGACGATCCTCGAAGAGGTCGCCAAGTTCCGCGCCGCCCGGCGCATCTGGGCCCGCGTGATGCGGGAGGAGTTCGGCGCGAGGAACCCCAAGTCCCTGATGCTGCGCTTCCACACGCAGACGGCGGGCGTCCAGCTCACCGCCCAGCAGCCCGAGGTGAACCTCGTCCGGGTCGCCGTCCAGGGCCTCGGCGCGGTCCTCGGCGGCACCCAGTCGCTGCACACCAACTCCTTCGACGAGGCCATCGCGCTCCCCACCGACAAGTCGGCCCGCCTCGCCCTGCGCACCCAGCAGGTCCTCGCGTACGAGACGGACGTGACGGCGACGGTGGACCCCTTCGCCGGGTCGTACGTCGTGGAGCGGATGACCGACGACGTGGAGGGGGCGGCCCTCGACCTGATGCGCCGCGTCGAGGACCTCGGCGGCGCGGTGCACGCGATCGAGCAGGGCTTCCAGAAGGGCGAGATCGAGCGCAACGCCTACCGCATCGCGCAGGAGACGGACGGCGGCGACCGCGTCGTGGTCGGCGTCAACCGCTTCCGGCTCGACGAGGAGGAGCCGTACGAGCCGCTGCGCGTCGACCCCGCGATCGAGGCACAGCAGGCCGCCCGCCTCGACCGCCTGCGCGCGGAGCGGGACGGTCGCGCGGTGCGCTCGGCCCTCGCGGCACTCCAGGAGGCGGCGAAGGGAGCGGCGAAGGGAGCGGCGAAGGAGGGGGTGAACGTCCTGTATCCGATGAAGGAGGCCCTGCGGGCGCGGGCCACCGTGGGCGAGGTCTGCGACGCGCTGCGGGAGGTGTGGGGGGCGTACGTGCCGACGGACGCGTTCTGA
- a CDS encoding L,D-transpeptidase family protein, with protein sequence MSRGAISAGAVAALVLVAGCKAVAVDTEGGPSDDGKPRSTATPSRTPTEASPRTPARSPAQTPTRTPAHDPAPHTPAPAPKPGKTLMEQGDDGKRVRELQARLRQIAWFGGNPTGTYGPVTAAAVKGFQAKRGLAVTGVTDTVTWSRLLGMTREPTRSELYAGGGMPPAKPDKRCLTGRVLCIAKSSRTLTWMIDGRAVSTMDVRFGSQYTPTREGTFSVYWKSRHHVSTLYDTPMPYAMFFSGGQAVHFSADFAARGYAGGSHGCVNVRDEKKIASLFAQVRKGDRVVIYK encoded by the coding sequence ATGAGCAGGGGCGCGATATCGGCGGGGGCCGTGGCGGCACTGGTCCTGGTGGCGGGGTGCAAGGCGGTCGCGGTGGACACGGAAGGGGGGCCGAGCGACGACGGCAAGCCGCGGAGCACGGCGACGCCGTCACGGACGCCGACCGAGGCGTCGCCCCGGACCCCGGCGCGGTCACCGGCGCAAACCCCCACGAGAACGCCGGCGCACGATCCCGCGCCGCACACCCCCGCGCCCGCCCCGAAGCCCGGGAAGACGCTCATGGAGCAGGGGGACGACGGCAAGCGGGTGCGGGAGCTGCAGGCCAGGCTGCGGCAGATCGCCTGGTTCGGCGGGAACCCCACCGGGACGTACGGGCCCGTCACCGCCGCCGCCGTCAAGGGCTTCCAGGCCAAGCGCGGCCTGGCCGTCACGGGCGTCACGGACACCGTCACCTGGAGCAGGCTGCTCGGCATGACGCGCGAACCGACACGGTCCGAGCTGTACGCGGGCGGGGGGATGCCTCCCGCGAAGCCCGACAAGCGCTGCCTGACCGGGCGGGTCCTGTGCATCGCCAAGAGCAGCCGCACCCTGACGTGGATGATCGACGGCAGGGCGGTGTCGACGATGGACGTGCGGTTCGGGTCGCAGTACACACCGACCCGCGAGGGCACGTTCAGCGTCTACTGGAAGTCCCGGCACCACGTCTCGACGCTCTACGACACGCCCATGCCGTACGCGATGTTCTTCAGCGGCGGCCAGGCCGTGCACTTCTCGGCGGACTTCGCGGCCCGGGGGTACGCGGGCGGATCGCACGGCTGCGTGAACGTCAGGGACGAGAAGAAGATCGCGAGCCTGTTCGCGCAGGTGCGCAAGGGCGACCGGGTCGTCATCTACAAGTGA
- a CDS encoding RNA polymerase sigma factor, with protein MLGDDAELTAAVLAAQDGDETAFRTVYRAVHPRLLGYVRTLVADPDAEDVASEAWLQIARDLDRFSGDADRFRGWAARIARNRALDHIRMRGRRPAVGGDESELTGKPGEADTAGEAMESLATSEALALIAQLPQDQAEAVVLRVVVGLDAKSAAQTLGKRPGAVRTAAHRGLKRLAELLGPEGADPKEALGAVPPQREPRGCAVTSAGVTQSRTRTQKDM; from the coding sequence GTGCTGGGGGACGACGCGGAGCTGACCGCCGCGGTGCTTGCGGCGCAGGACGGGGACGAGACCGCGTTCCGGACTGTGTACCGCGCCGTGCACCCGCGGCTGTTGGGGTACGTACGCACGCTGGTCGCCGACCCGGACGCCGAGGACGTCGCCTCCGAGGCCTGGCTGCAGATAGCGCGCGATCTCGACCGGTTCAGCGGTGACGCGGACCGGTTCCGGGGCTGGGCGGCGCGCATAGCCCGCAACCGCGCCCTCGATCACATACGGATGCGGGGCCGCAGGCCCGCCGTGGGCGGCGACGAGTCGGAGCTGACGGGCAAGCCGGGCGAGGCGGACACCGCGGGCGAGGCGATGGAGTCCCTCGCCACCAGTGAGGCGCTGGCCCTGATAGCGCAGCTCCCGCAGGACCAGGCGGAGGCCGTCGTGCTCCGTGTCGTCGTCGGACTCGACGCGAAGTCCGCGGCGCAGACCCTCGGCAAGCGTCCCGGAGCCGTCCGCACGGCGGCGCACCGGGGCCTGAAGCGGCTCGCCGAACTCCTGGGTCCCGAGGGGGCCGATCCCAAGGAGGCGCTGGGCGCCGTCCCGCCACAGAGAGAACCGCGCGGGTGCGCGGTGACGTCCGCCGGTGTGACGCAATCGCGTACGCGGACGCAGAAGGACATGTGA
- a CDS encoding helix-turn-helix transcriptional regulator, protein MKISEIILDSLPDQGDTTRIARRLVQEPGQDTFCYWNRPVLDDPILRILGEEERPSSLRIIFPMARTPSSASPHTGWRQGGAQVREHERLPPGALLLTAEGALLTTRSSGDPAWAHTDTPGVVTALRTMASRLWERAEPVTPQDLHPTETERQILAMLMQGLTDRAISRHLETSDRTVRRTVAQLMERLNAQSRFEAGVRAVERHWI, encoded by the coding sequence GTGAAGATCTCAGAAATCATCCTCGATTCCCTGCCGGACCAGGGCGACACGACGCGGATCGCCCGACGGCTCGTCCAGGAACCCGGGCAGGACACCTTCTGCTACTGGAACCGCCCCGTCCTCGACGACCCGATCCTGCGGATCCTGGGCGAGGAGGAACGGCCCTCCTCCCTGCGGATCATCTTCCCCATGGCGCGCACCCCGTCGTCGGCCTCGCCGCACACCGGGTGGCGGCAGGGCGGCGCCCAGGTGAGGGAGCACGAAAGGCTCCCCCCGGGAGCCCTGCTCCTCACCGCCGAGGGCGCTCTGCTCACGACGAGGTCCTCCGGGGACCCCGCCTGGGCCCACACCGACACCCCCGGCGTCGTCACGGCGCTGCGCACCATGGCCTCCCGGCTGTGGGAACGCGCGGAACCCGTCACGCCGCAGGACCTGCACCCCACCGAGACCGAACGGCAGATCCTCGCCATGCTGATGCAGGGACTGACCGACCGGGCCATCTCGCGGCACCTGGAGACCTCCGACCGGACGGTGCGGCGCACGGTCGCTCAGCTGATGGAGCGACTCAACGCGCAGAGCCGGTTCGAAGCGGGGGTGCGGGCGGTTGAACGTCACTGGATCTGA
- a CDS encoding sensor histidine kinase — protein MHIRTLHVAVATALACAVMTFSLALAGVLYEKEADQKAESRLMQVMVKAQGELSGRLGDAPAARIRQRLAELGEESDADLHLRTPDGKVLGSAAQSPSVTAELKRRLAVPAKEPDVEVVPPERLRARGSGPSVWATWWQGESGRSVLWATQTSDGPRNDVLTVWGMLLVAWPFCLTLCVLPVVAVRHRTHVASRKLGETLRALSQGEFHARVEPLAAGHELNQLRHRTNELAGTVQSTLERHRTFLADVAHQLRNPMVALRLRVENLRPYLPDTAVERQARILSDVDRLHRTLTDMLEHARSMPSDHTAQVVNVCEVVEECVRGWASVAEQNCVQLKVSMPRQAWALSRSGAVEQALHVLLDNALKYSPENTVIRINVLTDNKLLTVQVHDQGPGLTGRKPAQAPHGEVGGVPSKPGGIGLSIARKLIESSGGRLNLSPGDPEGLLAELHLLGAVPTPDPESADTALPPSGTRTRPGTQPAEEATR, from the coding sequence GTGCACATACGTACTTTGCACGTCGCGGTGGCCACCGCGCTGGCCTGCGCGGTCATGACCTTCTCCCTCGCCCTCGCCGGGGTTCTGTACGAGAAGGAGGCCGACCAAAAGGCGGAATCACGGTTGATGCAGGTCATGGTGAAAGCCCAGGGTGAGCTGTCGGGGCGGTTAGGCGATGCTCCCGCGGCACGGATCCGGCAGCGGCTGGCGGAGCTCGGCGAGGAGTCCGACGCCGATCTCCACCTCCGCACGCCGGACGGGAAGGTGCTGGGCTCGGCCGCGCAGTCGCCCTCGGTGACCGCGGAGTTGAAGAGGCGGCTCGCCGTGCCCGCGAAGGAGCCGGACGTCGAGGTCGTGCCGCCGGAACGGCTGCGCGCGCGTGGCTCGGGGCCCTCGGTCTGGGCGACGTGGTGGCAGGGGGAGTCCGGCCGGTCGGTGCTGTGGGCCACCCAGACCTCTGACGGTCCGCGCAACGACGTGCTGACGGTGTGGGGGATGCTGCTGGTCGCCTGGCCGTTCTGCCTGACGCTGTGCGTCCTGCCCGTCGTCGCCGTACGGCACCGCACGCATGTCGCGTCCAGGAAACTGGGCGAGACCCTGCGCGCCCTGTCGCAGGGGGAGTTCCACGCACGGGTCGAACCGCTCGCCGCGGGCCACGAGCTGAACCAGCTCAGGCACCGGACGAACGAGTTGGCCGGTACGGTCCAGTCCACCCTGGAGCGGCACCGCACCTTCCTCGCCGACGTGGCCCACCAGTTGCGCAACCCCATGGTCGCGCTGCGCCTGCGCGTCGAGAACCTGCGGCCCTACCTGCCCGACACGGCCGTCGAGCGGCAGGCCCGCATCCTGTCCGACGTGGACCGGCTCCACCGGACACTGACCGACATGCTGGAACACGCGCGGTCCATGCCGTCCGACCACACGGCCCAGGTGGTCAACGTGTGCGAAGTGGTGGAGGAGTGCGTCCGCGGCTGGGCTTCCGTGGCGGAGCAGAACTGCGTCCAGCTGAAGGTCAGCATGCCGCGGCAGGCCTGGGCGCTCAGCCGCTCCGGCGCCGTCGAGCAGGCCCTGCACGTCCTGCTCGACAACGCGCTGAAGTACTCGCCGGAGAACACCGTCATCAGGATCAACGTCCTGACCGACAACAAGCTGCTCACCGTGCAAGTGCACGACCAAGGACCGGGCCTGACGGGCCGGAAGCCGGCCCAGGCGCCGCACGGCGAGGTCGGCGGCGTGCCCTCCAAGCCCGGCGGCATCGGCCTGTCCATAGCCCGCAAGCTCATCGAGTCCTCCGGAGGACGCCTCAACCTCTCCCCCGGGGACCCGGAAGGGCTGCTGGCCGAACTGCACCTGCTCGGAGCCGTACCGACCCCGGACCCGGAGAGCGCCGACACCGCCCTGCCGCCGTCCGGCACACGCACGAGGCCGGGAACACAACCGGCCGAAGAAGCCACAAGGTGA
- a CDS encoding response regulator transcription factor, with protein MKALLVEDDPNVAEALIESLEQRGWDVEHASDGRSAVEAVPNWDIILLDLNLPDVDGLEVCQRLRANHSVPLIAVTARSDQMDKVLCLRLGADDYIVKPYHLQELLARMTAVIRRSESHQLPQNEPQSNAVKARTHISHGPLTIDQWSRSVTVHGRELPLTRKEFELLSLLSGSPSRVFTREQLSEAVWSTSWVGASRTLDTHVAAVRRKLGDPGWIRTHRGVGFSFEPKH; from the coding sequence GTGAAGGCACTGCTCGTTGAAGACGATCCGAATGTCGCCGAGGCCTTGATCGAGAGTCTCGAGCAACGGGGATGGGACGTCGAACATGCGAGTGACGGCAGGTCAGCGGTGGAGGCGGTGCCGAACTGGGACATCATCCTGCTCGACCTCAATCTGCCCGACGTCGACGGACTCGAAGTATGTCAGCGCCTGCGCGCCAACCATTCCGTACCGCTGATCGCCGTCACGGCACGCTCCGATCAGATGGACAAAGTCCTGTGTCTGCGTCTCGGCGCCGACGACTACATAGTCAAGCCCTACCACCTGCAGGAGTTGCTGGCCCGAATGACGGCGGTCATCCGCCGGAGCGAGTCGCACCAATTGCCGCAGAATGAACCGCAGAGCAATGCCGTGAAGGCGCGTACACATATTTCGCACGGCCCTCTCACCATTGACCAGTGGTCGCGTTCCGTGACGGTTCACGGGCGTGAACTTCCCCTTACGCGTAAAGAATTCGAGCTGCTGAGTCTGCTCTCCGGGTCGCCGAGTCGTGTATTCACCCGCGAGCAACTCTCCGAGGCCGTCTGGTCGACATCCTGGGTCGGCGCCTCACGTACTTTGGACACACATGTAGCTGCCGTGCGACGCAAGTTGGGCGATCCCGGGTGGATCCGAACACATCGGGGCGTGGGCTTCAGTTTTGAGCCGAAGCACTGA
- a CDS encoding cation:dicarboxylate symporter family transporter, with amino-acid sequence MTGKGPRRNRAEGRLTLWVLCGLLAGVLFGLVDPANAARMRFLSDAYISLMTLLVTPIVFVTVLSGIASIGSSRGLGQLSLKAFVYFEVATTVALVGGLVAGDLLGLLPLGSSHPIDPGELGPLRHQAELNWGNGLGLDSVVPSSLISAFLRGNPLHVLVVAVLFGVALLRSGERGAPLVDLVDRVGYVLFQAVRILAAGAPLAAFGGAAYTISRFGLVPLRGLLFLVVAFYLTCAVVLFGGLALLARLNGFSLLRLIRFLRHELLIVIGTSSSEPAFPRVLRKLELAGVPRETGAPLLASGYSLHLVGTCLYLTLSATYIAQMTGDGLSFGEQMVFLALALIVSKTAVGVTGSGLLTLVAIVSITHTPSLGGIALLVGIDRVMSEARAVTNLVCNAVATLVIANWVGQLDAARLKHALSASRPADPDRSEDDPKVVDIRFVD; translated from the coding sequence ATGACGGGGAAGGGACCGCGTCGGAACAGAGCGGAAGGCCGACTGACGCTTTGGGTGCTGTGCGGCTTACTGGCCGGCGTGCTCTTCGGTCTGGTCGACCCGGCGAACGCCGCGCGGATGCGTTTTCTGTCGGACGCCTATATATCGCTGATGACGCTTCTGGTCACCCCCATCGTCTTCGTGACCGTACTCAGCGGCATCGCTTCGATCGGCAGCAGCCGAGGACTCGGGCAGCTCTCTCTCAAGGCGTTCGTCTACTTCGAGGTGGCGACCACCGTCGCGCTCGTGGGCGGTCTTGTCGCCGGAGACCTGCTGGGTCTGCTCCCGCTGGGAAGCTCCCACCCGATCGACCCGGGAGAACTGGGACCGCTCCGACACCAAGCCGAGCTGAACTGGGGCAACGGCCTCGGGCTCGACAGTGTCGTCCCGAGCAGCCTAATTTCTGCTTTCCTCCGGGGCAATCCCCTCCATGTGCTCGTGGTGGCCGTTCTCTTCGGCGTCGCCCTCCTGCGGTCCGGAGAGCGCGGCGCCCCGCTGGTCGATCTGGTCGACCGCGTGGGTTACGTCCTCTTCCAGGCGGTACGGATCCTGGCGGCCGGAGCGCCCCTCGCCGCGTTCGGCGGTGCCGCGTACACCATCAGCAGGTTCGGGCTCGTGCCGCTGCGCGGCCTCCTCTTCCTGGTGGTCGCCTTCTATCTGACCTGCGCCGTCGTGCTGTTCGGCGGGCTCGCCCTGCTCGCCAGGCTCAACGGCTTCTCCCTGCTGCGGCTGATCCGGTTCCTCCGCCACGAGCTCCTGATCGTGATCGGCACCTCGTCGTCGGAGCCCGCGTTCCCGCGCGTACTGCGCAAGCTCGAACTGGCCGGCGTGCCGCGGGAGACCGGGGCGCCCCTGCTGGCCAGCGGCTACTCGCTCCATCTGGTGGGCACGTGCCTCTACTTGACCCTGTCGGCGACGTACATCGCGCAGATGACGGGGGACGGCCTGTCCTTCGGTGAACAGATGGTCTTCCTGGCCCTGGCCCTGATCGTCTCCAAGACCGCGGTGGGCGTGACGGGTTCCGGTCTGCTCACCCTGGTGGCCATCGTGTCCATCACGCACACGCCGTCGCTGGGCGGGATCGCGCTGCTGGTCGGCATCGACCGGGTCATGTCGGAGGCGCGCGCCGTCACCAACCTCGTCTGCAACGCCGTGGCCACCCTGGTGATAGCCAACTGGGTGGGCCAGTTGGACGCCGCCCGGCTCAAGCACGCGCTGTCCGCCTCCCGCCCGGCCGATCCCGACCGCTCGGAGGACGACCCCAAGGTGGTCGACATCCGGTTCGTGGACTGA
- a CDS encoding ornithine cyclodeaminase family protein: MLRLLDARTVRRVLPVPDLTSAIGTLFARQSGDSDEFPRSAVGTGGGDLLLMPAVYGSTLAVKLITLFDGAPALGLPTVQGLVAVFDARTGAPTAVVDAQALTEIRTAAVTSLATDVLARKDAATLAVIGAGAQARSHLEGLAPLRAWREVRLHSRDAGRAHRLAAWARTSGPGLDVTVCSRAEDAVRDADVICTVTSSPDPLFPDEAVAKEGVHISAVGAYGSRRRELPSGLVARSTLFVESGAAVLREAGDVAIPIAEGVLPPAPALVELSELLSGRHPGRRSARETTLFKSVGIPVEDAFTCDLLSARAAEQGAGTDIAFSAPAS; encoded by the coding sequence GTGCTGAGACTTCTGGACGCGCGGACCGTGCGGCGCGTGCTCCCCGTGCCGGACCTGACGTCCGCCATCGGCACGCTGTTCGCCCGGCAGAGCGGCGACAGCGACGAGTTCCCGCGGAGCGCCGTCGGCACCGGGGGCGGTGACCTCCTGCTGATGCCCGCGGTCTACGGGTCGACCCTGGCCGTCAAGCTCATCACGCTGTTCGACGGGGCTCCGGCGCTGGGGCTGCCCACCGTGCAGGGTCTCGTCGCCGTCTTCGACGCGCGGACCGGCGCCCCCACCGCCGTCGTCGACGCACAGGCACTGACCGAGATCCGCACGGCGGCGGTCACCTCTCTCGCCACCGACGTACTGGCGCGCAAGGACGCCGCCACCCTGGCCGTCATCGGCGCGGGCGCCCAGGCGCGCAGCCACCTCGAAGGGCTGGCCCCCCTCCGGGCCTGGCGCGAGGTGCGGCTGCACAGCCGCGACGCCGGACGGGCCCACCGCCTCGCCGCATGGGCCCGCACTTCCGGCCCCGGGCTCGACGTCACCGTGTGTTCCCGGGCCGAGGACGCGGTGCGCGACGCGGACGTCATCTGCACGGTCACGTCCTCCCCCGATCCGCTCTTCCCCGACGAGGCGGTGGCGAAGGAGGGGGTGCACATCAGCGCGGTCGGCGCGTACGGAAGCCGGCGACGGGAGCTGCCCTCCGGGCTCGTCGCCCGCTCGACCCTGTTCGTCGAGTCCGGCGCGGCCGTGCTGCGCGAAGCCGGTGACGTGGCGATCCCCATCGCGGAGGGCGTGCTTCCGCCCGCACCGGCGCTCGTCGAACTGTCGGAGCTCCTGTCAGGGAGACATCCGGGGCGGCGCTCCGCGCGCGAGACGACGCTCTTCAAGTCCGTGGGCATCCCGGTCGAGGACGCGTTCACCTGCGATCTGCTCAGTGCCAGGGCGGCCGAACAGGGCGCGGGTACCGACATCGCCTTCAGCGCCCCCGCGAGCTGA
- a CDS encoding DegT/DnrJ/EryC1/StrS family aminotransferase, which yields MTIGDIPKLGAFRKPGKEYVVPYLPVGSVVGDREIAAVTRVLRSGETLSGGGRREEFERNFRDYVGAPYAMSTTSGTVTLELAIHLLGLRPGDEVIVTPQTYQASIQPLLQYPDVEVTFCDVRQDTLNMDPRCLERLIGPRTRAVILVHYGGHPADMHEIMDIARAHDALVIEDSAHALGSVYHGARPGALADIGCFSFHSSKNITTLGEGGMLTFADPEWAERVDRLRGNEVDGSFLPRRHTFGDSKENLPGGLYPGNAYTHDLVALRKHGTNATLPEAAAAMGTSQLRALPGMVERRRAIAARLRETLGRFPGLVEAPEAPEGVIHSQHLFTFFVREGTHGINRHRLLHELDHRGVQVPLRYFPLHLLPEWRARGHRYGECPTAERVWFHEQVNLPCHPALSVRQVDLLCDRLEESLRAACTH from the coding sequence ATGACCATCGGAGACATACCCAAGCTGGGTGCGTTCCGTAAGCCCGGCAAGGAGTACGTCGTCCCTTACCTGCCGGTCGGCAGCGTCGTGGGAGACCGTGAGATCGCGGCGGTGACCCGCGTGCTCCGCTCCGGCGAGACACTGTCGGGAGGGGGCCGACGGGAGGAGTTCGAACGGAACTTCCGGGACTACGTCGGCGCGCCGTACGCGATGAGCACGACGAGCGGGACCGTCACCCTGGAACTGGCCATCCACCTGCTGGGCCTGCGCCCCGGCGACGAGGTGATCGTCACCCCGCAGACCTACCAGGCCTCCATCCAGCCGCTCCTGCAGTACCCCGACGTCGAGGTGACGTTCTGCGACGTCAGGCAGGACACCCTCAACATGGACCCGAGGTGCCTGGAACGGCTGATCGGCCCGAGGACCCGCGCCGTCATCCTGGTGCACTACGGCGGGCACCCCGCCGACATGCACGAGATCATGGACATCGCCCGGGCCCACGACGCCCTGGTCATCGAGGACTCCGCCCACGCGCTGGGCAGCGTCTACCACGGAGCGCGACCCGGCGCCCTCGCGGACATCGGCTGCTTCAGCTTCCACTCGAGCAAGAACATCACCACCCTCGGCGAGGGCGGGATGCTGACGTTCGCCGACCCGGAGTGGGCGGAGCGCGTCGACCGGCTCCGCGGCAACGAGGTCGACGGCAGCTTCCTGCCCCGGCGCCACACCTTCGGCGACTCCAAGGAGAACCTGCCCGGCGGCCTCTACCCCGGCAACGCCTACACCCACGATCTCGTCGCGCTGCGCAAACACGGCACCAACGCGACGCTCCCCGAGGCGGCCGCGGCCATGGGAACGAGTCAACTCCGCGCCCTGCCCGGCATGGTGGAGCGCCGACGAGCCATCGCCGCGCGGCTGCGGGAGACGCTCGGCAGGTTCCCCGGACTCGTCGAGGCGCCCGAGGCACCCGAGGGCGTCATCCACTCCCAGCACCTGTTCACCTTCTTCGTCCGCGAGGGCACGCACGGGATCAACCGCCACCGGCTCCTGCACGAACTCGACCACCGGGGCGTCCAGGTCCCGCTGCGCTACTTCCCCCTGCACCTGCTGCCCGAGTGGCGCGCCCGCGGCCACCGCTACGGAGAGTGCCCCACGGCCGAGCGGGTCTGGTTCCACGAGCAGGTCAACCTGCCCTGCCACCCAGCCCTCTCCGTCCGCCAGGTCGACCTGCTCTGCGACCGCCTGGAGGAATCGCTCCGTGCGGCCTGCACCCACTGA
- a CDS encoding NADPH-dependent FMN reductase, which yields MSGSPTSGSHTTATIEAASRMLADLGADPSVWDLASQPLPIVDPSRHGDTDSYADPWARRFTRLASEADAFVIASPMYHGSFSGVVKNALDHLDVTPLAAKPTALVAHGANLSAVQVCDALRTVVRALRGIALPEQLATVPTDFERSADGRRVLRGALARQRLHDLCTALVVTAERLRAPAPAPRPGLYRATRV from the coding sequence GTGAGCGGAAGTCCTACCAGCGGATCCCACACCACGGCCACGATCGAGGCCGCGAGCAGGATGCTGGCCGACCTCGGTGCGGACCCCTCGGTGTGGGACCTCGCGTCGCAGCCGCTGCCGATCGTCGACCCGAGCCGGCACGGCGACACGGATTCCTACGCCGACCCCTGGGCCCGCAGGTTCACACGGCTGGCGAGCGAGGCCGACGCGTTCGTGATCGCGTCACCGATGTACCACGGCTCCTTCAGCGGGGTGGTGAAGAACGCCCTGGACCACCTGGACGTCACCCCGCTCGCCGCCAAGCCCACCGCGCTCGTGGCGCACGGGGCCAACCTCTCCGCCGTGCAGGTCTGTGACGCGCTGCGGACCGTGGTGCGCGCGCTTCGGGGGATCGCCCTGCCGGAACAGCTCGCCACCGTCCCCACCGACTTCGAGCGGAGCGCGGACGGCCGACGGGTCCTGCGCGGCGCCCTCGCGCGGCAACGGCTGCACGACCTGTGCACCGCCCTCGTCGTGACGGCCGAGCGGCTGCGCGCACCGGCGCCCGCCCCGCGCCCCGGGCTGTACCGCGCCACCCGCGTCTGA